The genomic window ATGATTCTCCATAACTACCTCTTTTTTGTTTAATCTCTTTTTCCCCTGTTTCCCCGGTTAACAAACACTACATATATGTATTTACAGGAACTGCACCACAATAGTTAAAAAATGAAATAGCTAATTACAATGTAATTTTACCATATAAAAATCGCATTGATAAACTTTAAAAATTAACTTTTTTTTTACTTACGATGTTCCCGGTTACGACAAGAGACAATTTTGCCTTATTTTCCTTAAAAATAAGGCCTTTACGGCCTGGGATCCCCTTACTAATCCAATATCTCTTCCACATTTATACCGATCCCTCCATCCATCGCAGTGCTTTGCACTGTCTGCGACTCCCTGAGAGTATCGACATATTTGAGGAAAAGTTCTTTGTCATTCTTTGACATCTCAAGGAACTGGTTACCAACTTCATAATCGTTGCCGGTCTCGTTCTTCTTTATCCAGGCAACCCTAGAAATAGCCTTAACAGG from Candidatus Omnitrophota bacterium includes these protein-coding regions:
- a CDS encoding PilZ domain-containing protein, with the protein product MKFDEEQRRCSRVKMNLPLRYHSLKDGAGVVGSASITRNVSSGGIRFRTAEFVSMACRLILELDIPMLAKPVKAISRVAWIKKNETGNDYEVGNQFLEMSKNDKELFLKYVDTLRESQTVQSTAMDGGIGINVEEILD